TCGGGCTCGAGCTGACAGCCGAGGAACACCGACCCCTCCAGCGAGGTGCTCAGCAGCTCCCGCGTGAAGCCACGCAAGTCCAGATGCTGGAAGGCACAGCCCGTCAGCGGCTTCTTCGCCAGCTCCACATGATCACGCAGTTCCTTCAGGCTTTCGAATTCTTGCATGGCAATGGCCCCCTGTGTGTGCCTGGACAGGTTACGCCCAGGGAGCGCCTCGGCGCCAGATTGCTCCGTCATCCACGGCTCGGCATATCGTTGCCGGGCACTCACCAGGAGGCAGTGATGACGCGCTTCAAGGCCGGGACCTTCAATGTGCTCAACCTCGCTCTGCCCGGGCAGGTGACCTATCCCAACGACAAGCCCTATACCGAGGACGAGTACAAGAAGAAGCTCGATTGGATCGGCGGTCAGCTCGGGAGGATGGATGCCGATATCGTCGGCTTCCAGGAAGTCTGGCACCCGGATGCATTGAAGGCCGCCGTGGAGGCGGGGCAGCGCGGGGACAAGGTCTTCAAGACCTTTGTGGCGGCCCAGTCGGACAAGAGCCCGCACGTGGCGCTCGCCACGTCACTGGACGTCGTCCAGACGCTCTCGCACCACGCCTTTCCAGAAGGCTTCGAGCTCTCCGTGAGCGGGTTGGCCGCGCCCATCAAGGCCTTCTCCCGTCCGGTACTCCAGGCAGATCTCAAGCTGCCTGGAGGCCAGGAGCTCACGGTGCTCGTCGCCCATCTGAAGTCCAAGCGCCCGATGGTCGACGGGGGACACGAGGCCACGGCGAGGGATCTGGCGCTGGGCAGTGCCCGCTCCCTCATCGTCCGGTCCGCCGAGGCCTATGCGCTGCGCTGCGTCCTGCTCAACCTGATGCAGGACACCCGGCGTCCCGTCATCCTGCTCGGGGATCTGAACGACACCGCCCTCTCGGTGACCACGACGATCATCTCCGGAACGCCGCCCCTGCATCATCTGCCCCCGGAGAAGAAGCAGCCCATCTGGGACGTGCTGCTCCACAACGCCTTCGACATCCAGGCACGCCAGAACGCCCGCCGCGACGTCAGCTACAGTCACATCTTCAACGGCTACTACGACACCCTGGATCAGATCTACGTCTCGCAGGAGTTCAACCGGCTCAACGCCGAGCGGCTCGCCGAGGTGGAGTACGTCCACTACTTCAATGACCACCTGCTGGATCGGACCTTGAGCCGGGAGGGGGAAGGCCGCATCCAGTCGGACCACGGGCAGGTGGTGGCCACCCTGCGGCTGAAGGACCCGGGGCCGCCTGCGGCGGCGTAGACCCCGGGCTCGCTACCCCTGGAGATCCAGGTCGGACGCCGCCTCCTGCTGCTCCACGGTATTTCCTCCGCCGCGCAGCAGGGTGAGGTGGCGCACGATGGCGGCCTCGACGGCGAGCAGGCCCGGGAGGAAGAACCAGGGCCCCACGGCGTAGGCGCTCATGTTGAGCATGAACCACATCATGAGCCAGACGGCCGCGAGGATGAGCAGGAGGGGGTGGAAGGCGGACAGGCCGCGGTGACGCACGCCGGAGCACGCGAGCAGCAGGAGCGTGAACAGGGTATGCGTCGACAGCGGCATGTCTCCGCCGGACAGTCCCGGGACCTGCAGGGTGCCCCGCGTCCACGGGAGCAGGAGCGCGAAGGTACAGAGGACGACGCCCGCCACCACCCAGCGGTGCAGCCGGGGACCCGGGCCGCCCTCCGTGTCCTCGCCCCTGTCCGAGAAGTAGCGCCACCCCTGGTCGTAGCCGAGCACCGCGCCGGCCAGCATCCACACCAGCGAGATGGGCCCCAGGCCCAGCATCAGCACGGCGTACGTGCAGATGAGCAGGGCGAAGGTCTGCGCGATGCCCGGGTGGCGCGTGTCGCGGGGAAGGGTCGCGAGCGCCGGAGGCAGGGGCGGGACGGGCCGGGAGCCCGGCTCCTGGGCCTCGGGCGC
The sequence above is drawn from the Archangium gephyra genome and encodes:
- a CDS encoding endonuclease/exonuclease/phosphatase family protein; protein product: MTRFKAGTFNVLNLALPGQVTYPNDKPYTEDEYKKKLDWIGGQLGRMDADIVGFQEVWHPDALKAAVEAGQRGDKVFKTFVAAQSDKSPHVALATSLDVVQTLSHHAFPEGFELSVSGLAAPIKAFSRPVLQADLKLPGGQELTVLVAHLKSKRPMVDGGHEATARDLALGSARSLIVRSAEAYALRCVLLNLMQDTRRPVILLGDLNDTALSVTTTIISGTPPLHHLPPEKKQPIWDVLLHNAFDIQARQNARRDVSYSHIFNGYYDTLDQIYVSQEFNRLNAERLAEVEYVHYFNDHLLDRTLSREGEGRIQSDHGQVVATLRLKDPGPPAAA